AACCATGCCCGGTTACTCCCACATCTTGACGCGCAGCTCGTCGCGCTGGGTTTGAAACACGAATTGAACGATGGACTCCAGGTCGCGGTCGCGCACGCGGGTGAAGTCCACGGCCCAGCCGGGAACGCCGCTCACATCCTCGTTGCGCACCACGCGCCCGATGACACCGGCCATGCGGATCGGCACCTGGGTCAGGGTGATGACGCATTCGATCATCTGGCCGATTTCCAGCGGCAGGGTGCTGGTCAGCTTGACCCCTGCGCCAGAGATCTCGCCGATCTGCACAGCGTGGGGGAAGTCGTCCAGGAGGTTGTCCTGGCTGTGCACGGAGATGAGCAGGTCCAGCTTGCGGTCGATGCCGGCCAGGGCGTTCACCAGGGCCTCGTTCACCCCCGCGCTCTTGAGCTCCATGACGGAGACCGATGTGCTGGTGATGGGCGCCTCGCGGAAGAGCTGCAGCTCCTTGTCGGAGGCGAGCAGCCTGATCCTGCCGCGCAGGTTGGTGGGGATGCGCAGGAACGTGCGTTTGTCTTCTTCCATGCCGGACTCCCGGGAATGGGCGCTAGATGGTGCCGTTCTCCAACTGGGTCTCCATGGCCTTCACCGGGCAGACTTTCACGCACAGGCCGCAGGCCACGCATTTCTCGGGGTCGAAGGTGACCTTCCAGGTGCTCCTGTCCACGGAGAGGGCGCGGGGACGGCACAGCGCGGTGCACACGCCGCAGTGCATGCAGGAGGTCTCGTCCTTGCGGATCTTCTGGCCCACGGGCGTGATCTTGACGCCGTGCTCCTTGAGGTAATCCATGGCGTCGCTCACGGCCTTCTCCAGGCCGTTGATCTCAAGGATCATCTCGCCGACCTCGCGGGGCGTGATGTGCGCCTTGAGGATGTTGAAGCAGAGGTCGTAGAGCTTGATGATGTTGCACACGACGGGCTTGCCGGAAGTCTCCGGGGAGAAGCTCAGGTGCACGATCTTTCTGATCTCGTTCATGGCTTGGTACCTTAGATGAGGCTCTTGGCCCGGCGTGCCTCGGCCGAGTCGGGGAATTTCTTGATCAGGTCCTGGAAAATCATCTTGGCGGCCTCTTTCTTGTTCAGCTTCTGGAAGGCCATGCCCTGCTTGAGCATCGCCGAGGGCACCTTGTTGTTCTTGGGGAACTTTTCGATGACTTCCTGGTAGTTGAGCACTGCCTGGGGCATGTCGCCCTTCTGGAAGTAGGCCTCGCCCATCCAGAAGTAGGCGTTGGGGGCCAGGGTGTGCTTGGGGTAGTTCTTGGCCACGTCGCTCCACATGGAGGCGGCCTTGTCGTACTCCTTGGCCTGGAAGGCCTGCATGCCCTTGGAGTAGATGGCTTCGGCCGGGTCCGTGTTGGTGGCGGCGGGAACGTCCGTGGGCTTGCCCGGAGTTTTGGCGGGCGCCTGGGCCTGGGGCTGCTGCTGCGCGGCCTGCTGCATGGCGGGCTGGCCCTGGTCGGCGGCCGGGGCCTGTCCCTGCTGGGCGGCGGGCACCTGGCCGTCGACCTCGACGCCGAGCTGCGCGGCCACCTGCTTCAGGTTGCCCTCCAGCTTCTGGATGCGCCTGGAGAGTTCCGGCAGGGAGGCCGAACCGCCGCCGCCGTCGCCGGAGGTCAGGGAGCGCACCTGGAGGTTCAGTTCCTCCACCTGGGCGGAGAGTTGCTGCACGCGGGACCGCAGGCCGTCCACCTCGGCCAGGGCGTTGGCCTGGGCCTGGGCGGTGGGGTCCACGGGTTTGCCTTTCACCGGGGCGTCGGAGCTTCCTGCGCAGCCCGAGAGCATGAGCAGGGCGGCCAATGCGGCGATATGCTTACGGCTCATTTGGTTGACTTTCCTCTTTTCTTGCCCGCGAACAGGTAGATCAGGGCGCCGACCACGGGCACGAAGACCACCAGGCACAGCCAGACCATCTTTTCCTGTATCGTGGGGAACTCGCGGTAGAATGCGTGGGTGATCGCCCAGAAGTTGAGCACCAGCGGGAGGGCCAGCGCGACGTAGAACCAGAGGGGGAACCCCCCGACGAGAGTTGTCAGGCTCATAGGTGCGTCCTTGCTATATCCAGGCGGCCTGTTTGGCAAGACCGCGCGGGGTTTGGCTTCAGGGCCTCTTGCGTTCGTAGAGCGAGATTATCAGGGCCAGCGAGCCGCATGTGATGGCGATGTCGGCCACGTTGAAGGCGGGCCAGTGGAAGGAGCCGATGTAGAAGTCGAGGAAGTCGATCACTTCGCCCGAGCGGATGCGGTCCACCATGTTGCCGATGGCTCCGCCGAGAATCAGGCCCAGCGCGACAACGAAGATGGTATCCCCGGGCTGGGCCTTGGTGAGCAGGTTGGCGATGATGACCACCGCCAGGGCCGAGGCCCCCAGGAAGAAATAGGTCTGCCAGTTGCCGCCGGTGTCGTTCAGGAAGCCGAACGCCGCGCCCTTGTTGAGGGTGTGCACCAGATTGAAGAAACCGGGGATGACCTCGCGCCCGGTGAAAAGCAGAATGTGCTTCTGCACCAGGTATTTCGTTGCCTGGTCCAGCAGGGCGACGGTGGCGGCGAGGCTCGCGGCGAGCATGTAGTGTGGCTTCACGGGGCTTCCTTGTCGTGCGTTAACGGCTGCGCATCCCAATATGCTAGCTGGCCGGGAAGTCAATCGCCGTGCGGGGCCTCAAACATCTTGCCGGGGGGCGGCTATTTGCGTACATCCACCCGCGAGGCGAAGCCCACGATTTTACAAAATCGCGCAGTGTTCGGGCCTCGCGCGCCCTCCTAACCTCAACAACCTCTCCCAAGTCATGCCCAAACGCACGGACCTAAAGAAAATTTTGATCATCGGCTCCGGCCCTATCGTCATCGGTCAGGCCTGCGAATTCGACTATTCCGGTTCCCAGGCCGCTAAGGCGCTCAAGGAGGAAGGCTACGAGGTCATCCTCGTCAACTCCAACCCCGCCACGATCATGACCGACCCCGGCTTGGCCGACCGGACATACGTGGAGCCCATCGACCCGGACATCGTGGCCAAGATCATCGAGCGGGAGCGCCCCGACGCCCTGCTGCCCACCCTGGGCGGGCAGACCGGCTTGAACACCGCCGTGGCCCTGGCCGAATCCGGCGTGCTGGACAAGTACGGCGTGGAGCTCATCGGCGCCAACCTGGCCGTGATCAAGAAGGCCGAGAGCCGCCAGGAGTTCCGCGAGGCCATGGACAAGATCGGCCTCAAGACTCCCAAGAGCGGCATCGCCCGCTCCATGGAAGACGTGCGCCACTGGGGCCGCCAGATCCCCTTCCCGATCATCATCCGTCCCGCCTTCACCATGGGCGGGGCAGGCGGCGGCGTGGCCTACAACATGGAGGACCTGGAGGCCATCTCGGCCCGGGGCCTGGCCCTCTCCATCAAGTCCGAGATCATGCTTGAGCAGTCGGTGCTCGGC
The window above is part of the Fundidesulfovibrio soli genome. Proteins encoded here:
- the ybgF gene encoding tol-pal system protein YbgF, which codes for MSRKHIAALAALLMLSGCAGSSDAPVKGKPVDPTAQAQANALAEVDGLRSRVQQLSAQVEELNLQVRSLTSGDGGGGSASLPELSRRIQKLEGNLKQVAAQLGVEVDGQVPAAQQGQAPAADQGQPAMQQAAQQQPQAQAPAKTPGKPTDVPAATNTDPAEAIYSKGMQAFQAKEYDKAASMWSDVAKNYPKHTLAPNAYFWMGEAYFQKGDMPQAVLNYQEVIEKFPKNNKVPSAMLKQGMAFQKLNKKEAAKMIFQDLIKKFPDSAEARRAKSLI
- a CDS encoding PLDc N-terminal domain-containing protein, translated to MSLTTLVGGFPLWFYVALALPLVLNFWAITHAFYREFPTIQEKMVWLCLVVFVPVVGALIYLFAGKKRGKSTK
- a CDS encoding PilZ domain-containing protein, which codes for MEEDKRTFLRIPTNLRGRIRLLASDKELQLFREAPITSTSVSVMELKSAGVNEALVNALAGIDRKLDLLISVHSQDNLLDDFPHAVQIGEISGAGVKLTSTLPLEIGQMIECVITLTQVPIRMAGVIGRVVRNEDVSGVPGWAVDFTRVRDRDLESIVQFVFQTQRDELRVKMWE
- a CDS encoding NIL domain-containing protein, with translation MNEIRKIVHLSFSPETSGKPVVCNIIKLYDLCFNILKAHITPREVGEMILEINGLEKAVSDAMDYLKEHGVKITPVGQKIRKDETSCMHCGVCTALCRPRALSVDRSTWKVTFDPEKCVACGLCVKVCPVKAMETQLENGTI
- the lspA gene encoding signal peptidase II encodes the protein MKPHYMLAASLAATVALLDQATKYLVQKHILLFTGREVIPGFFNLVHTLNKGAAFGFLNDTGGNWQTYFFLGASALAVVIIANLLTKAQPGDTIFVVALGLILGGAIGNMVDRIRSGEVIDFLDFYIGSFHWPAFNVADIAITCGSLALIISLYERKRP